From Acidobacteriota bacterium:
CTGAAGATTCCCGAAGTCGAGGAGTTGAAGCGCCAGCAGAACGCGTCGGCCGAGCAGATCGCGCGGGCCAAGAAGGCCGGACAGGACGTCGCGCACTATTTTGCCTCCAACAAGGCGCGGGGTCAGCAGATCAAGGAACTCGAGGCCCAGCTCGATCAACTCGAGGAGCGGCGCAGGGCCATTCTGCTCACCATTCCCAACCTGCCACACGAATCGGTGCCGGTTGGCGCAAGCGCCGCCGACAACAGGGAAGTGCGTCGCTGGGGCGATCCGCCGCGATTCGACTTCACGCCGAAACCGCACTGGGACCTCGGCGCCATGCTGGGGATCCTCGATTTCGAACGGGCCGCGCGTATGTCGGGTGCGCGGTTCGCGGTGCTGATGGGCGCGGGTGCGCGGCTGAGTCGGGCACTGGTCGACTTCATGCTCGACCTGCATACGCGCGAGCACGGCTTTACGGAAATCGATCCGCCGTTTCTCGTCAATGCGGCCGCGCTGGTCGGCACCGGCAACCTGCCGAAGTTCGAGGCGGACCTGTTCAAGATTGCCGGCGACTGGGACCTGTACCTGGTGCCCACCGCCGAGGTGCCGCTGACCAACCTCCATCGCGGCGAAATCCTCGATGGCCGCAAGTTGCCGATCCGCTACACCGCCTACACCCCGTGCTTCCGCAGCGAAGCCGGGTCGCATGGCCAGGATGTGCGCGGCCTCATCCGCCAGCATCAGTTCCACAAAGTCGAGATGGTGAAGTTCGCCACGCCGGAGCAGTCGTTTGACGAGCTCGAGAGCATGGTCGCGAGCGGCGAAGAAGTGCTGAAGCGACTCGGGTTGCCGTTTCGCACCATGCTGCTGTGCACGGGCGACATGGGGTTCGCGTCCGCCAAGACC
This genomic window contains:
- the serS gene encoding serine--tRNA ligase; this translates as MLDATFVRDHLDIVREKLTQRGIRMDAELDALARLDAERRLKIPEVEELKRQQNASAEQIARAKKAGQDVAHYFASNKARGQQIKELEAQLDQLEERRRAILLTIPNLPHESVPVGASAADNREVRRWGDPPRFDFTPKPHWDLGAMLGILDFERAARMSGARFAVLMGAGARLSRALVDFMLDLHTREHGFTEIDPPFLVNAAALVGTGNLPKFEADLFKIAGDWDLYLVPTAEVPLTNLHRGEILDGRKLPIRYTAYTPCFRSEAGSHGQDVRGLIRQHQFHKVEMVKFATPEQSFDELESMVASGEEVLKRLGLPFRTMLLCTGDMGFASAKTYDIEVWLPSQDTYREISSCSNTMAFQARRANIKYRPDGTGKVELVHTLNGSGLAVGRTLIAILENYQQRDGSVVIPEALRPYMRGLSVIEPSHP